The Pseudophryne corroboree isolate aPseCor3 chromosome 2, aPseCor3.hap2, whole genome shotgun sequence genome has a segment encoding these proteins:
- the LOC134989660 gene encoding odorant receptor 131-2-like, with amino-acid sequence MANSTQLNGTMTAQDNKTTSAIRTTVLVVMLSLFCIFLYFMSVILNAFFTVPHVRQNPRYILFIHMLVNDLVYLAVSFLLFTFVVYLVYMPVPICYTILTFSTCAFRITPYNLAAMSLERYAAICHPLRHAELCTAQRSSSAIAIMWTVGLIPQLADFIAFCFSVEKRVFSLNILCNWPDLTVNEVQEVLKIVSTVLSFTTVGLIIAYTYIQVMLVAQRIVSGKSASKAGKTVLLHAFQLMLCMLSFNTSHAEKYLTPYFYFTPLMNFFLLICIPRFINPLIYGVRDEVLGKHMRKVQGSWSTSSETK; translated from the coding sequence ATGGCCAACTCCACCCAGCTCAATGGCACCATGACTGCACAAGACAATAAGACCACATCAGCCATAAGGACAACTGTTCTAGTAGTGATGCTCTCCTTGTTCTGCATCTTCTTGTACTTCATGAGTGTTATACTGAATGCCTTCTTCACTGTTCCTCATGTCCGTCAGAACCCTCGCTATATTCTCTTCATCCACATGCTTGTCAATGATCTGGTATATCTAGCTGTTTCCTTTCTACTCTTTACCTTTGTTGTGTACCTTGTATACATGCCTGTGCCAATCTGCTACACAATTCTCACCTTCTCCACATGCGCATTTAGGATTACGCCTTACAATTTGGCGGCCATGTCTTTGGAACGCTACGCAGCCATTTGCCATCCATTAAGACATGCGGAATTGTGCACTGCACAGAGATCTAGTTCTGCTATCGCCATCATGTGGACAGTGGGGCTCATTCCACAGCTCGCAGATTTTATTGCATTTTGTTTTTCTGTGGAGAAACGCGTCTTCTCACTCAATATTCTCTGCAACTGGCCAGATTTAACAGTGAATGAGGTACAGGAGGTCTTAAAAATAGTATCTACTGTACTTAGCTTTACCACTGTTGGGCTGATAATCGCCTACACGTACATCCAAGTTATGCTGGTGGCTCAGAGGATTGTTTCTGGGAAATCTGCTTCTAAGGCTGGAAAAACTGTCCTTCTCCACGCGTTTCAGCTCATGTTGTGCATGTTGTCTTTCAATACCTCACATGCCGAAAAATATTTGACACCATACTTTTATTTCACGCCATTAATGAACTTCTTCCTGCTTATCTGTATTCCCAGATTTATAAATCCACTCATTTATGGAGTTAGGGATGAGGTTCTTGGTAAACATATGAGAAAAGTGCAAGGATCGTGGAGCACCAGTTCTGAGACAAAGTAA